GGTTGTCGGGACTCATGCGGCCGGGGCCTCCTCGTGCGACGCGCCGTGCCCGGTGGGGACCGTGAGCGCGGGTCCCGGGCGCGGGTCCTGCATCGCAGCCTCGCTGTCCATGGAGGATCATGGTAGGGGCCGGAGGGTCCACCGCCACGGGCGGCTCGGCGCGTACCTTTTGTGTCCATGAACCGACTCTGCGCGCGCCCCGGTTGCAGTGAACGGGCGACCGCCACGCTCTCCTACGACTACCGAGCGCGCGCCGTGTGGCTCGACGGCCTCGCGTTCGAGGTCGATCCCGCGAACCACGACCTCTGCACCCGTCACGCCGACCGCCTGTCGCCGCCGCAGGGGTGGGAGCTCCACGACCTCCGGGTCGCCGTGGTCGAGCCGATGTTCCGGGCCGCCCGAGCCTCCTGAGGCCACCCGGGCCCGCTCCGACCCCCGGGTCCGCCAGGGGCGCCGATACGCTCCTGCGGCGATGGACAGCGCTCCCGTGGTGACCGATGCGCGACCGGTCCGCTGGGGACTGGGCGACGCCTGGCTCGGCCTGCTGATCGCCAACGCCGCCGCGCTCTTCGGCGGCGTGGCGATCCTCGCCGCGACCGGCTACGTCGACACCGACTCCGACGAGCTGCCCCTCGCGCTCATCGCCTTGATGCAGATCCCGCTCTGGGCGGGCTACCTGACCATGCCCCTCGTCGCGGCCCGTCGCAAGGGCAACGGCGTGGTGGCCGACTTCGG
This DNA window, taken from Acidimicrobiales bacterium, encodes the following:
- a CDS encoding DUF3499 family protein → MNRLCARPGCSERATATLSYDYRARAVWLDGLAFEVDPANHDLCTRHADRLSPPQGWELHDLRVAVVEPMFRAARAS